One window of the Triticum dicoccoides isolate Atlit2015 ecotype Zavitan chromosome 3B, WEW_v2.0, whole genome shotgun sequence genome contains the following:
- the LOC119281659 gene encoding transcription repressor OFP1-like encodes MGRHKFRLSDMIPNAWFFKLRDMRGAVRGGGAASPGGASRAGRAGRAPSTPHRASYYYTPRAGDAVGSPLHPPRASDAQFPPLPLSPPRRSSKRRHRRRPVKLAPSLSGSSVVSSPVSTGCRCRRKPELVVVQAPDTPPCRLDKFVGYDNDGDSANSGEALKKPTVAVLGDGGLGGKLITSATDIIIDLRTKKRPDTDKVLLPPIVTRPKPARRTPEDLDLEDKHIDTLARAAQRTTTPFSDEQSKAAKPRRSVSSSARRLKTRGNTPRVASCKKSKPPAPSPAREKTPPLAESFAVVKTSRDPRRDFRESMEEMIAENGICTAADLEDLLACYLSLNAAEYHDLIVDVFEHIWAGLADISM; translated from the coding sequence ATGGGGAGGCACAAGTTCCGGCTGTCCGACATGATCCCCAACGCGTGGTTCTTCAAGCTACGCGACATGCGCGGCGCtgtacggggcgggggcgccgcCAGCCCTGGCGGGGCGTCGCGGGCGGGCAGGGCTGGACGGGCGCCGAGCACGCCGCACAGGGCGTCCTACTACTACACGCCGCGGGCGGGGGACGCCGTGGGGTCCCCACTCCACCCTCCCAGGGCCTCGGACGCGCAGTTCCCGCCGCTGCCGCTGTCGCCGCCGCGCCGGTCGTCCAAGCGGCGCCACCGGAGGCGCCCCGTCAAGCTGGCGCCGTCGCTCAGCGGCAGCAGCGTCGTCTCCTCGCCGGTCTCCACCGGGTGCCGCTGCAGGCGCAAGCCCGAGCTCGTCGTGGTCCAGGCGCCCGACACCCCGCCGTGtcgcctcgacaagttcgtcggctACGACAATGACGGCGACTCGGCCAACTCGGGCGAGGCGCTCAAGAAGCCGACGGTCGCCGTGCTGGgcgacggcgggctcgggggcaaGCTGATCACCTCCGCGACGGACATCATCATCGACCTGCGGACCAAGAAGAGGCCCGACACCGACAAGGTGCTGCTCCCGCCGATCGTGACCAGGCCGAAGCCAGCGCGGAGGACGCCCGAGGACCTCGATCTCGAGGACAAGCACATCGACACCCTCGCGCGCGCCGCCCAACGGACCACCACCCCTTTCTCGGACGAACAAAGCAAGGCCGCCAAACCGAGGCGGTCCGTGTCATCGTCGGCGCGCCGGCTCAAGACGCGCGGGAACACGCCCCGCGTGGCGTCGTGCAAAAAGTCCAAGCCTCCCGCGCCCTCGCCAGCGCGGGAGAAGACGCCGCCTCTGGCGGAGAGCTTCGCGGTGGTGAAGACCTCGCGGGACCCGAGGCGGGACTTCCGCGAGTCCATGGAGGAGATGATCGCCGAGAACGGCATCTGCACTGCCGCCGACCTCGAGGACCTGCTGGCGTGCTACCTCTCCCTCAACGCCGCCGAGTACCACGACCTCATCGTCGACGTGTTCGAGCATATCTGGGCCGGCCTTGCGGACATCAGCATGTAG